In one bacterium genomic region, the following are encoded:
- a CDS encoding dihydroorotase, producing the protein MIAREAYRSVGLIRSGRVIDPASGFDGVADVHIDERGRVLRVEKPSGARPADAGPHAVIDAAGKIVAPGFIDLHVHLREPGREDEETVATGSAAGVKGGFTTVCCMPNTEPAIADQETVRFVLDRAQAAPGRVHPIGAITRDREGKSLAQISDMIEAGAVAFSDDGAPVASAGLLRRAMQYAQMFNVPIVEHCEVPELSGQGVMHEGVISSKLGLKGIPAASEEICLARDIALARETGCHLHAAHLSTKGSVEIVRRAKSEGIRVTAEVTPHHLILTDDIIARDFDPLFKVNPPLRTAADVEALREGLRDGTIDCIATDHAPHAWQEKDGEFDLAPFGMVGLETALGVCIRALIESRVLDWPLLIACLTQRPAAAFHLDAGTIKPGAPADLVVIDPDAKWTVTADNLISKSKNSPFLGWELNGVVTAAVVDGRLVHHANGGHSAAASASSARPRR; encoded by the coding sequence ATGATTGCCCGTGAGGCCTATCGCAGCGTCGGACTGATCCGAAGCGGACGCGTCATCGATCCCGCCTCCGGCTTTGATGGCGTGGCCGATGTTCACATCGACGAGCGCGGGCGCGTTCTGCGCGTCGAAAAACCCTCCGGCGCGCGTCCGGCCGACGCCGGGCCGCATGCGGTAATCGACGCCGCCGGCAAGATTGTCGCCCCCGGCTTCATCGACCTCCATGTCCATCTGCGCGAGCCGGGACGCGAGGACGAAGAGACCGTGGCCACCGGCTCGGCCGCCGGCGTCAAGGGCGGCTTCACCACTGTCTGCTGCATGCCCAATACCGAGCCGGCGATCGCCGACCAGGAAACGGTCCGTTTCGTGCTCGACCGCGCCCAGGCGGCGCCGGGACGGGTCCATCCGATCGGCGCAATCACCCGCGACCGCGAAGGCAAATCGCTGGCGCAGATCTCCGATATGATCGAGGCCGGCGCGGTCGCTTTCTCCGACGATGGCGCGCCGGTGGCCTCGGCCGGGCTTTTGCGCCGCGCCATGCAGTATGCGCAAATGTTCAACGTGCCGATCGTCGAACATTGCGAAGTGCCGGAACTGTCGGGGCAGGGCGTGATGCACGAGGGTGTCATCTCCAGCAAACTTGGCTTGAAAGGCATCCCCGCCGCCTCCGAAGAGATCTGCCTGGCGCGCGACATCGCCCTGGCCCGTGAGACCGGATGCCACCTGCACGCCGCCCACCTGTCAACCAAGGGATCGGTGGAGATTGTGCGTCGGGCGAAATCCGAAGGCATCCGCGTCACCGCCGAGGTCACGCCGCACCATCTCATTCTCACCGACGATATCATCGCGCGCGACTTCGATCCGCTGTTCAAGGTCAATCCGCCGCTGCGCACGGCGGCCGACGTCGAGGCCCTGCGCGAGGGATTGCGCGATGGCACCATCGACTGCATCGCCACCGATCATGCCCCGCACGCCTGGCAGGAGAAGGACGGCGAATTTGATCTGGCGCCTTTCGGCATGGTGGGGCTGGAGACCGCTCTCGGTGTCTGCATCAGGGCGCTGATTGAATCCCGCGTGCTCGACTGGCCGCTTCTGATCGCCTGCCTCACGCAACGTCCCGCGGCGGCCTTCCATCTCGACGCCGGGACGATCAAACCCGGCGCGCCGGCGGATCTGGTGGTCATCGATCCCGACGCCAAATGGACCGTGACCGCCGACAACCTGATCTCGAAATCCAAGAACTCGCCCTTCCTGGGCTGGGAACTAAACGGTGTGGTCACCGCCGCCGTGGTCGATGGCCGTCTGGTGCATCACGCCAACGGGGGCCATTCCGCGGCCGCCTCCGCATCATCCGCGCGCCCACGCCGCTGA
- a CDS encoding DegT/DnrJ/EryC1/StrS family aminotransferase codes for MRVPFLDLKAQYAAIKDEVNTAIAGVLEDCAFVLGKRVADFEGDFARYCQAKHCIAVDTGTSALHLALLAAGVKPGDEVITAANTFIATCAAISYTGATPVLVDVDPQTYTLDPDALRKAITKKTKVILPVHLYGRPAAMDAINAIAQEKGILVIEDACQAHGARYKGRRAGSLGHAACFSFYPGKNLGAYGEGGAIVTDDDDWAHTIRMLRDHGSLQKYHHDMLGYNYRMEGIQGAVLGVKLRHLDEWNAKRRKNADLYRQKLAGANLVLPPADDDAQSVYHLFVVQVDDRARFQDDLKAEEIDTLIHYPIPVHRQKAYPQMAALSFPVTDRLAGRIVSLPMFAELTEAQIDHVAAVARHSVDL; via the coding sequence ATGCGTGTACCGTTTCTCGACCTGAAAGCGCAGTACGCCGCCATCAAAGACGAAGTCAACACCGCCATCGCCGGCGTCCTGGAAGATTGTGCGTTCGTTCTGGGCAAACGCGTGGCGGACTTCGAAGGCGATTTCGCCCGGTATTGCCAGGCCAAACACTGCATCGCCGTCGACACCGGCACTTCGGCTCTGCATCTGGCGCTCCTGGCCGCCGGCGTCAAGCCCGGCGACGAGGTCATCACCGCCGCCAACACCTTTATCGCCACCTGCGCCGCCATTTCCTACACCGGCGCTACCCCGGTGCTCGTCGATGTCGATCCGCAGACCTACACGTTGGACCCCGACGCGCTGCGCAAGGCGATCACGAAGAAGACGAAGGTCATCCTGCCGGTGCATCTTTACGGCCGTCCCGCCGCGATGGACGCCATCAATGCCATCGCCCAGGAAAAGGGGATCTTGGTCATCGAGGATGCCTGCCAGGCGCACGGCGCCCGGTACAAGGGCCGGCGCGCCGGGTCGCTGGGCCATGCCGCCTGCTTCTCGTTCTATCCGGGCAAGAACCTCGGCGCCTATGGCGAAGGCGGAGCGATCGTCACCGACGACGACGACTGGGCCCACACCATCCGCATGCTGCGCGATCATGGCTCCCTGCAGAAGTACCATCACGACATGCTGGGGTATAATTACCGGATGGAAGGCATTCAGGGAGCGGTCCTGGGCGTGAAGCTGCGCCATCTCGACGAGTGGAACGCGAAACGGCGGAAAAACGCCGATCTCTATCGCCAGAAGCTGGCCGGGGCCAACCTGGTTCTGCCGCCGGCCGATGATGACGCCCAGTCGGTCTACCATCTCTTCGTCGTCCAGGTCGATGACCGCGCCCGTTTCCAGGATGATCTGAAGGCCGAAGAGATTGACACGCTCATCCACTACCCGATCCCGGTGCACCGGCAGAAGGCCTATCCGCAGATGGCCGCCCTCAGTTTCCCCGTGACAGATCGCCTCGCGGGACGCATCGTATCCCTGCCGATGTTCGCGGAACTGACCGAGGCGCAGATCGATCACGTCGCCGCGGTGGCGCGTCACTCGGTCGATCTTTAG
- a CDS encoding glycosyltransferase family 2 protein, producing the protein MMPRRPHDPTTIDVTVVLPAHNEEGNILPLMEQFGELARKARFSLEVVLVDDGSNDQTLPRAVEAQNHHRFLRIVSLPHRRGLTEALRAGFSVARGQIIVFYPADRQFHPADIPRMVEKVRSGYDLVTGRKIGFYNKKFVSSFYNRLSRWLFPSIKVSDLNSVKAFRRELVNVFDYRHDWHRFWVAIAAEAGYNIGEVDVTLYQRSAGRSKFGFWRIPGGVLDLLAVKFQYHTMRRPLWYFGMTGIFLLIAAFVLGGVALYQRFVEGHGYRPFVYLVMSLGLAGVVFFAIGFLAEAVASLRQQLDTLRPAPKYHVYKPGANDRPAPSRPAGDGPEPRSERREGGDRRRDPARGDRSGRGPGRRRDENRLGEPPSRPTPPPAESSVSSTPEPEAPAESRPSYTEVQRFAPASDEGEARGFEPVLPSTPAEADAVPSVPSPTERSGTPTPPAPPRVNQYGRRRRG; encoded by the coding sequence ATGATGCCGCGACGCCCCCATGATCCTACCACGATCGATGTCACGGTCGTCCTGCCTGCCCACAACGAGGAAGGAAATATCCTCCCTTTGATGGAGCAGTTCGGCGAACTGGCGCGCAAGGCGCGCTTCTCGCTCGAAGTGGTGCTCGTCGACGATGGCTCCAACGACCAGACTCTGCCGCGCGCGGTTGAGGCGCAGAATCATCATCGCTTCCTGCGCATTGTCTCGCTGCCGCACCGGCGGGGCCTGACCGAGGCGTTGCGCGCCGGCTTCTCGGTCGCCCGCGGGCAGATCATCGTTTTCTATCCCGCCGACCGGCAGTTCCATCCCGCCGATATTCCGCGCATGGTCGAAAAGGTCCGCTCCGGCTACGACCTGGTCACCGGGCGCAAGATCGGTTTCTACAACAAGAAATTCGTCTCAAGTTTCTACAATCGGCTCTCGCGCTGGCTGTTCCCCTCGATCAAGGTCTCCGACCTCAATTCGGTCAAGGCGTTCCGCCGCGAGTTGGTCAATGTCTTCGACTACCGCCATGACTGGCACCGCTTCTGGGTGGCCATCGCCGCCGAAGCGGGCTACAACATCGGCGAAGTCGATGTGACGCTCTACCAACGCTCTGCCGGGCGGTCCAAATTCGGTTTCTGGCGCATCCCCGGCGGCGTCCTCGACCTGCTTGCGGTGAAGTTCCAATACCACACCATGCGCCGACCGCTCTGGTATTTCGGAATGACCGGCATCTTTCTGCTGATCGCGGCATTCGTGCTCGGCGGCGTTGCGCTCTACCAGCGTTTTGTCGAAGGGCATGGCTATCGCCCGTTTGTCTATCTGGTGATGTCGCTCGGGTTGGCGGGAGTGGTGTTCTTCGCCATCGGGTTTCTTGCCGAGGCGGTTGCCAGTCTGCGCCAGCAGTTGGACACGCTCCGTCCGGCGCCGAAATACCACGTCTACAAACCCGGCGCCAATGACCGTCCGGCGCCGAGCCGTCCCGCCGGCGACGGTCCCGAGCCGCGCTCCGAGCGTCGCGAAGGTGGCGATCGCCGCCGCGACCCAGCGCGTGGGGATCGCTCCGGACGCGGCCCCGGCCGACGCCGCGATGAGAACCGTCTCGGCGAGCCGCCGTCTCGGCCCACGCCGCCGCCGGCAGAGTCGTCTGTCTCGTCCACACCGGAGCCGGAAGCCCCCGCCGAATCGCGGCCATCCTATACGGAGGTCCAGCGGTTCGCCCCTGCGTCGGATGAGGGAGAGGCGCGCGGCTTTGAACCGGTCTTGCCGTCGACGCCCGCTGAAGCCGATGCGGTCCCCTCCGTGCCGTCTCCAACCGAGCGCTCCGGCACCCCCACGCCCCCCGCTCCGCCGCGTGTCAACCAGTACGGACGGCGCCGGCGCGGGTGA
- a CDS encoding glycosyltransferase family 4 protein, producing the protein MTSPPRRLDVLFLTHNFPRHAGDFAGRFLHRFAGLLRARGIAVGVVAPHAPGIPEFEVMDDVPVWRFRYAADAAETLAYRGDWGGASIFGPHGLWAHYRFFRAFAQTARRVAADTSPRVVHAHWWIPAGWVARPLARRHRLIVTSHGTDIRLLQRKAWMRPLARRVYGAAAQTTTVSGWMADFVRATYPELADRVGVAPMPPDDSIFHGTVRTTTGAPPIILAVTRYTAQKRNDVLVAALERLRQQGIDFRCRMIGDGGSERARIEQLIRERDLSSRVSLVASLPQTELAEEYRRADVTVLPAVDEGFGLALLEAQLCGCAVIGAASGGITDIVSDGQTGLLARPDDPADLARCVKALLTDNDRRMRLATAGQRVARATFSSTVIVDRFLSWYQLG; encoded by the coding sequence ATGACGTCCCCGCCGCGCCGACTGGACGTCTTGTTCCTGACGCACAACTTTCCGCGTCACGCGGGTGATTTTGCCGGACGGTTTCTGCATCGCTTCGCCGGGTTGCTGCGGGCGCGTGGCATCGCTGTCGGCGTGGTCGCGCCGCACGCGCCCGGCATTCCCGAATTTGAGGTCATGGATGATGTGCCCGTCTGGCGTTTTCGTTACGCGGCTGACGCCGCGGAGACATTGGCCTACCGGGGCGATTGGGGGGGAGCGTCGATCTTCGGGCCGCATGGCCTCTGGGCGCATTACCGCTTCTTCCGCGCGTTTGCGCAGACAGCGCGGCGTGTCGCCGCCGACACTTCGCCGCGCGTCGTTCATGCCCACTGGTGGATTCCCGCCGGCTGGGTCGCGCGTCCGTTGGCGCGTCGCCATCGGCTGATCGTCACGTCCCACGGTACCGACATCCGCTTGCTGCAACGCAAGGCCTGGATGCGTCCGCTGGCGCGACGGGTCTATGGCGCCGCCGCGCAAACGACCACCGTGTCCGGCTGGATGGCGGATTTTGTGCGCGCGACCTACCCGGAGCTGGCCGACCGCGTCGGCGTCGCTCCCATGCCCCCGGACGATTCGATCTTTCATGGGACCGTGCGGACGACAACCGGCGCACCCCCGATCATCCTGGCGGTGACCCGCTACACCGCGCAGAAACGCAACGACGTCCTCGTTGCCGCGTTGGAACGGCTGCGGCAACAGGGCATCGACTTCCGTTGCCGGATGATCGGAGACGGCGGCTCGGAACGCGCCCGGATCGAGCAACTCATCCGCGAGCGGGACCTGTCTTCGCGCGTTTCGTTGGTGGCCAGTCTGCCGCAGACCGAACTGGCTGAAGAGTACCGTCGTGCCGATGTCACCGTGCTGCCGGCGGTCGACGAGGGCTTTGGGCTGGCGCTCCTGGAAGCGCAATTGTGCGGCTGTGCCGTCATCGGCGCCGCCTCGGGCGGCATCACCGACATCGTGTCCGACGGCCAGACGGGACTGCTGGCCCGTCCCGATGACCCGGCCGACCTTGCGCGCTGCGTGAAGGCCCTGTTGACCGACAACGACCGCCGCATGCGCCTGGCCACGGCTGGCCAGCGCGTCGCGCGGGCCACTTTTTCGTCGACGGTGATCGTCGATCGCTTTCTGAGTTGGTATCAGTTGGGTTGA
- a CDS encoding polyprenol monophosphomannose synthase, with translation MKPLVVIPTYNEKDNLPRIVPEVLAQDPSISVLVVDDNSPDGTGALADQLAAANPRVQVLHRPGKQGLGKAYLDGFRWALERDYDRIIEMDADFSHNPAYLPALLSASAEADVVLGSRYSSGVNVINWPMSRLLLSYFANVYARVITGMKVRDLTGGFKCFRRQVLETIDLAAVHSNGYAFQIEMSFRAHRRGFSIREIPIVFVDREHGHSKMSKAIVREAIWMVPKLRLMAIFGRLR, from the coding sequence ATGAAACCTCTGGTCGTGATCCCGACCTACAACGAGAAGGACAACCTGCCGCGGATCGTACCGGAAGTGTTGGCGCAGGATCCGTCAATCTCGGTGTTGGTGGTCGATGACAACTCACCGGATGGCACCGGCGCGCTGGCCGACCAACTGGCCGCCGCCAATCCCCGGGTGCAGGTCCTACACCGCCCCGGTAAGCAAGGGTTGGGGAAGGCCTACCTCGACGGCTTTCGCTGGGCGCTCGAGCGCGACTACGACCGGATCATCGAGATGGACGCCGACTTCTCGCACAACCCGGCATACCTGCCCGCGCTGCTTTCGGCCTCCGCCGAGGCCGACGTGGTCCTGGGTTCGCGCTACAGTTCGGGCGTCAACGTTATCAACTGGCCGATGAGCCGGCTGCTGCTGTCGTATTTCGCCAACGTCTACGCGCGGGTGATCACCGGGATGAAGGTCCGCGATCTGACCGGCGGGTTCAAATGCTTCCGCCGCCAGGTGCTGGAGACCATCGATCTGGCGGCGGTCCACTCCAACGGCTACGCCTTCCAGATTGAAATGTCGTTTCGCGCCCATCGTCGCGGCTTTTCGATCCGCGAAATTCCGATCGTGTTCGTCGATCGCGAGCACGGCCACTCGAAAATGTCCAAGGCGATCGTGCGCGAGGCCATCTGGATGGTGCCCAAGCTGCGGCTGATGGCGATCTTCGGCCGTTTGCGTTGA
- a CDS encoding glycosyltransferase family 2 protein, with protein MDPVPVSLVVVTCQSAPVLDPLLESVAAASAALGDTIFVDNASTDGTCELIGRRLPGATIVANSENRGFAAAVNQGVDLATAGRVLLANPDTAWTVADLRALNAFLDTRPRAAAVCPRLIFPDGAPQASVRRFPTHANIWFSRHSPLRGVRLGAGSRAAYTLDDPADPQMVEAVAATFMLLRRDAFHAVGGMDAGYFLYVEDTDLCKRWRDAGYEVWMDPRVAVRHHWQGGSRRDPTLRAHHRNGIRRYFRKHHPQRRLANGLLFAALGLLDWKDRSTGTAPARGRS; from the coding sequence ATGGACCCTGTCCCCGTCTCACTGGTCGTCGTCACCTGCCAATCCGCGCCGGTTTTGGACCCATTGCTGGAGTCGGTAGCGGCCGCGTCCGCAGCGCTGGGCGACACGATCTTTGTCGACAACGCCTCAACCGATGGCACATGTGAGCTGATCGGTCGCCGGCTACCTGGCGCCACGATCGTCGCCAACAGCGAAAATCGCGGCTTTGCCGCCGCGGTCAATCAGGGCGTCGATCTGGCCACAGCCGGGCGCGTGCTCTTGGCCAATCCCGACACCGCCTGGACCGTCGCGGATCTGCGCGCGCTGAACGCCTTTCTCGACACCCGCCCGCGCGCGGCGGCGGTCTGCCCGCGATTGATCTTTCCCGATGGCGCGCCGCAGGCCTCGGTGCGGCGCTTTCCGACCCACGCCAACATCTGGTTCTCGCGGCACTCGCCCTTGCGGGGAGTGCGCTTGGGCGCCGGATCGCGCGCCGCCTACACTCTCGACGACCCTGCCGATCCGCAAATGGTCGAAGCTGTCGCCGCCACCTTTATGCTTCTGCGTCGCGATGCCTTCCATGCCGTCGGCGGCATGGATGCCGGGTATTTCCTTTACGTCGAGGACACCGACCTGTGCAAACGCTGGCGCGATGCGGGCTACGAAGTCTGGATGGATCCGCGCGTCGCCGTCCGCCACCACTGGCAGGGGGGAAGCCGTCGCGACCCGACCCTGCGTGCCCATCATCGCAACGGTATCCGCCGCTACTTCCGCAAACACCATCCCCAGCGCAGACTCGCCAATGGGTTGCTTTTCGCGGCGCTTGGGTTGCTGGACTGGAAGGATCGATCGACCGGGACTGCCCCGGCGCGGGGGCGGTCTTGA
- a CDS encoding MraY family glycosyltransferase: MSGPWLLVLALALGAGIVAVFVPLIERLCRKRGWLDWPRAGKIHPQPTPRLTGIALYLALWTALLTASMLAPAAMAEFNAHAFAFWVGGLAILVVGIIDDLHPLTSLPKLAVEIAVGSLLYWSGMGFDRLWIPFVGGVPLGVLSWPVTLLWFLIVVNAVNIIDGLDGLAASTTAIGAATLVWISWDLHLPAVWVGAAALVGGLLVFLRFNRPPARVFMGDSGALSLGYFFAIVALFAPIKRFTALAFFVPILALLIPLLESVLSVGRRTWAGTNPLRGDTGHLHHQLLSAGYTPRQILIYYNLVAFCVGCFCVAFRYANRRVTALLLGIFVLSVLGGLGIILRRRSQG; this comes from the coding sequence TTGAGTGGACCCTGGCTGTTGGTCCTGGCGCTGGCGCTGGGCGCCGGCATCGTGGCGGTTTTCGTGCCGTTGATCGAGCGGCTGTGCCGTAAGCGGGGTTGGCTTGACTGGCCGCGTGCGGGCAAGATCCATCCCCAACCCACCCCGCGGCTGACCGGGATCGCGCTTTATCTGGCGCTTTGGACCGCGCTGCTGACCGCCAGCATGCTCGCCCCGGCGGCCATGGCGGAGTTCAACGCCCACGCCTTCGCCTTTTGGGTCGGGGGACTGGCAATCCTCGTTGTCGGCATCATCGACGATCTGCATCCCCTCACCAGTCTCCCCAAGCTGGCGGTTGAAATCGCGGTTGGGTCGCTGCTGTATTGGTCGGGGATGGGATTCGACCGGCTCTGGATCCCGTTTGTCGGCGGTGTGCCGCTGGGCGTCCTGTCGTGGCCGGTCACCCTGCTCTGGTTTTTGATCGTGGTCAATGCCGTCAACATCATTGACGGCCTCGATGGCCTGGCGGCCAGCACCACCGCGATCGGCGCGGCGACACTGGTCTGGATCAGCTGGGATCTCCATTTGCCGGCCGTCTGGGTTGGCGCGGCGGCCCTGGTCGGGGGACTTTTGGTCTTCCTGCGTTTCAACCGCCCCCCGGCGCGGGTGTTTATGGGCGACTCCGGAGCGCTTTCCCTCGGCTACTTCTTTGCGATTGTCGCCCTGTTTGCTCCGATTAAACGATTCACGGCCCTGGCTTTCTTTGTCCCGATTCTGGCCCTGCTGATTCCGCTCTTGGAGTCTGTTCTGTCGGTCGGTCGGCGGACTTGGGCTGGGACCAACCCTCTGCGGGGGGACACCGGCCATCTGCACCACCAGTTGTTGTCGGCGGGATACACGCCGCGCCAGATTCTGATCTACTACAATCTGGTCGCCTTTTGTGTCGGTTGCTTCTGTGTCGCGTTCCGATACGCCAACCGCCGGGTGACCGCTCTGCTGCTGGGGATTTTTGTATTGTCCGTGCTGGGGGGCTTGGGTATTATCCTTCGGCGGCGCAGTCAGGGATAG
- a CDS encoding acetyl-CoA carboxylase carboxyltransferase subunit alpha: MVSGSYLDFEKPVMELEARIRDMREFAHGENVELSREIRLLERKLEKLKKDTFSSLTRWQRVQLARHPMRPITLDYIERMTTGFMPLHGDRGYGDDRALIGGPAMMGDWPVMILGQQKGRTTKEKLANNFGMMHPEGYRKAMRLMRMAEKSGRPIVILIDTPGAFPGIQAEERGQAEAIARNLRDMSLLPVPIVICVIGEGASGGALGIGIGDKLLMMENAWYSVISPEGCAAILWPGEAAANAPKAAEALRVSAEDLNELGLVDQIIPEPLGGAHRDPDQSAVFLKSAILGALVELSALDVPTLIARRRAKYRNIGVYGEDETF; encoded by the coding sequence ATGGTATCCGGCAGCTACTTGGACTTCGAGAAGCCCGTGATGGAGTTGGAAGCGCGAATTCGCGACATGCGTGAATTCGCCCACGGCGAAAATGTCGAACTCAGCCGCGAAATTCGCCTGCTTGAGCGAAAGCTCGAAAAGCTCAAGAAAGACACTTTCTCCTCGCTAACTCGTTGGCAGAGAGTGCAGTTGGCGCGTCACCCGATGCGCCCGATCACTCTCGACTACATCGAGCGCATGACCACGGGATTCATGCCCTTGCATGGCGACCGTGGCTATGGCGATGACCGTGCGTTGATCGGCGGGCCCGCGATGATGGGGGACTGGCCGGTCATGATCCTCGGGCAGCAAAAGGGACGGACCACCAAGGAGAAGCTGGCCAACAATTTCGGCATGATGCATCCGGAGGGGTACCGTAAGGCCATGCGGCTTATGAGGATGGCCGAAAAGTCCGGACGCCCGATCGTAATCCTGATCGACACTCCCGGTGCTTTCCCCGGCATTCAGGCCGAAGAGCGCGGTCAGGCCGAGGCCATCGCCCGCAACCTGCGCGACATGTCGCTTCTGCCGGTACCGATCGTGATTTGTGTCATCGGCGAGGGCGCCTCCGGCGGCGCCTTGGGCATCGGTATCGGCGACAAGCTGTTGATGATGGAAAATGCCTGGTACTCGGTCATTTCGCCGGAAGGGTGCGCGGCGATTCTCTGGCCGGGCGAAGCGGCCGCCAACGCTCCCAAAGCCGCCGAGGCGTTGCGGGTGTCGGCCGAGGACCTCAACGAGCTGGGGCTGGTCGATCAGATCATCCCCGAACCGCTGGGCGGCGCGCACCGCGATCCCGACCAGTCGGCGGTCTTCCTGAAAAGCGCCATTCTCGGTGCTCTAGTCGAACTCTCAGCGCTGGATGTACCGACCTTGATTGCCCGCCGCCGCGCCAAGTACCGCAACATCGGCGTTTATGGGGAAGACGAGACTTTTTGA
- a CDS encoding Trm112 family protein — protein MDNSLLSILVCPVCKGKLTYDTANGTLDCPACRLRYPVRDGIPVMLPDAARPYPAANTRSVSGEPE, from the coding sequence CTGGACAATTCCCTGCTTTCCATATTGGTTTGTCCTGTATGCAAGGGGAAGTTGACATACGACACGGCCAACGGTACGCTCGATTGTCCGGCGTGCCGTTTGCGTTATCCGGTGCGCGACGGCATCCCGGTGATGTTGCCTGACGCCGCGCGGCCCTATCCGGCCGCCAACACTCGTTCCGTCTCGGGAGAACCCGAATGA
- a CDS encoding PTS sugar transporter subunit IIA — translation MKLSKFCEEELMSFDLAATTKEGIIKELVDLAAKSSMVREKEELLAAVLEREKLVTTGVGYGVAFPHAKTRAIKGIVITFGRSEVGVDFEAMDKKPVHLFFLIAAPEDAIGAHLNVMARLSYIMKSEKNRERLMRAKTAGEVMLILDSAP, via the coding sequence ATGAAATTGTCGAAGTTCTGCGAAGAGGAACTGATGTCTTTCGATTTGGCGGCAACGACCAAGGAAGGCATCATCAAAGAACTTGTCGACCTCGCCGCCAAGTCGAGCATGGTGCGGGAGAAAGAGGAACTTCTGGCGGCGGTCCTCGAGCGGGAAAAGCTGGTCACCACCGGCGTCGGATACGGCGTCGCTTTTCCCCACGCCAAGACCCGCGCCATCAAGGGCATTGTCATCACCTTCGGCCGCTCGGAAGTCGGCGTCGATTTCGAGGCGATGGACAAAAAGCCCGTGCATCTGTTCTTCCTCATCGCCGCGCCCGAAGACGCCATCGGCGCGCACCTCAACGTCATGGCCCGTCTGTCCTATATCATGAAAAGCGAGAAGAACCGCGAGCGGTTGATGCGGGCCAAGACCGCCGGCGAAGTGATGTTAATTCTCGATTCGGCGCCGTAG
- the mreC gene encoding rod shape-determining protein MreC — protein MWWSSDRPAVLPWAVFVSLLLLILGDGVRSSISAAFVRVVYAPFFALHYRIAAGAEVFEENRRLAEELANLQVEVQRLREEKRENIRLRKLLEFAPSWRGRAIATEVVGPLAPGSGTVWIGAGRTRLVELDLPVMSEDGLLGRVAEVGDYVSRVRTIWDPLLRVAAYDQRSRVAGVVEWDVGPLLNMNYVVASADVKVGDTVISSGWGGVFPKGLLIGTIVAVDTVNVGEFLDLDILPAVRPDRLEAVFVIRPTPEELLPDSVGWTP, from the coding sequence TTGTGGTGGTCCTCCGATCGGCCCGCGGTCCTGCCGTGGGCGGTCTTCGTATCCCTGCTGCTTCTGATTCTTGGTGACGGCGTGCGCTCGTCGATCTCAGCGGCGTTTGTGCGCGTCGTTTACGCTCCGTTCTTTGCCCTGCATTACCGCATCGCCGCCGGCGCCGAGGTCTTCGAGGAAAACCGCCGTCTGGCCGAAGAACTGGCCAATCTCCAGGTCGAAGTGCAACGTCTCCGTGAAGAGAAACGCGAAAACATCCGTCTGCGCAAGCTGCTGGAGTTCGCGCCCAGTTGGCGCGGGCGCGCCATCGCCACCGAAGTGGTCGGACCGCTGGCCCCCGGCTCGGGCACGGTCTGGATCGGCGCGGGCCGGACCCGCCTGGTCGAACTTGATCTGCCCGTCATGAGCGAGGATGGCCTGCTGGGACGCGTCGCCGAAGTCGGCGACTATGTCTCCCGCGTGCGCACGATCTGGGATCCGCTGCTGCGCGTGGCCGCCTACGATCAGCGCAGCCGCGTCGCCGGGGTCGTCGAGTGGGATGTGGGGCCTCTGCTGAATATGAACTATGTCGTCGCTTCGGCCGATGTGAAAGTCGGCGACACCGTGATCTCTTCCGGCTGGGGCGGCGTCTTCCCCAAGGGGTTGCTGATCGGAACCATCGTCGCGGTCGACACCGTCAACGTCGGCGAGTTCCTCGATTTGGACATCCTCCCGGCGGTGCGTCCCGATCGGCTGGAAGCGGTCTTTGTGATTCGTCCGACGCCCGAGGAACTGTTGCCGGACAGCGTGGGGTGGACGCCGTGA